Proteins co-encoded in one Cricetulus griseus strain 17A/GY chromosome 1 unlocalized genomic scaffold, alternate assembly CriGri-PICRH-1.0 chr1_1, whole genome shotgun sequence genomic window:
- the Rgr gene encoding RPE-retinal G protein-coupled receptor isoform X3 has product MAATRALPAGFGELEVLAMGTVLLMEALSGLSLNGLTIFSFCKTPDLRTPSNLLVLSLALADSGISLNALVAAVSSLFRRWPYGSEGCQAHGFQGFATALASICGSAAISWGRYHHYCTRKQLAWNTAIPLVLFVWLSSAFWASLPLMGWGHYDYEPLGTCCTLDYSRGDRNFISFLFTMAFFNFLIPLFITLTSYRLMEHKLSRSGHLQVNTTLPGRMLLLGWGPYALLYLYAAIADVSFISPKLQMVPALIAKAMPTINAINYALHSEMVYRGIWQCLSPQKSKQNRIQ; this is encoded by the exons ATGGCTGCAACCAGGGCCCTGCCTGCTGGGTTTGGGGAACTCGAGGTGCTGGCTATGGGGACAGTGCTGCTGATGGAAG CgctctctggcctcagcctcaATGGCCTGACCATCTTCTCTTTCTGCAAGACTCCAGATCTGCGGACTCCCAGCAACCTGCTGGTACTGAGCCTGGCCCTGGCAGATAGTGGGATCAGCCTGAATGCCCTTGTTGCAGCTGTGTCCAGCCTCTTCCG GCGCTGGCCATATGGTTCAGAGGGCTGCCAGGCTCATGGTTTCCAGGGTTTTGCAACCGCACTGGCCAGCATCTGTGGCAGTGCAGCCATTTCCTGGGGTCGCTACCACCACTACTGCACCCGTAA ACAGTTGGCATGGAACACGGCCATCCCTCTGGTGCTGTTTGTGTGGCTATCATCTGCCTTCTGGGCATCCCTGCCCCTGATGGGCTGGGGCCACTATGACTATGAGCCTTTGGGAACATGCTGTACATTGGACTATTCTAGAGGTGACAG AAATTTCATCAGTTTCCTCTTCACCATGGCATTTTTCAACTTCCTTATTCCCCTTTTCATCACACTCACTTCATACCGACTCATGGAACACAAACTCTCCAGGAGTGGTCATCTCCAG gtGAACACCACTCTACCAGGCAGGATGCTGCTGCTGGGCTGGGGCCCCTATGCCCTCCTGTACCTATATGCAGCCATCGCAGATGTGAGCTTCATCTCTCCCAAACTACAGATG GTGCCTGCTCTCATTGCTAAAGCCATGCCCACAATCAATGCCATCAACTACGCCTTGCACAGTGAGATGGTCTATAGAGGAATCTGGCAATGCCTATCGCCACAGAAGAGCAAGCAGAATCGAATCCAGTGA
- the Rgr gene encoding RPE-retinal G protein-coupled receptor isoform X1 yields the protein MAATRALPAGFGELEVLAMGTVLLMEALSGLSLNGLTIFSFCKTPDLRTPSNLLVLSLALADSGISLNALVAAVVTVLTVSHRRWPYGSEGCQAHGFQGFATALASICGSAAISWGRYHHYCTRKQLAWNTAIPLVLFVWLSSAFWASLPLMGWGHYDYEPLGTCCTLDYSRGDRNFISFLFTMAFFNFLIPLFITLTSYRLMEHKLSRSGHLQVNTTLPGRMLLLGWGPYALLYLYAAIADVSFISPKLQMVPALIAKAMPTINAINYALHSEMVYRGIWQCLSPQKSKQNRIQ from the exons ATGGCTGCAACCAGGGCCCTGCCTGCTGGGTTTGGGGAACTCGAGGTGCTGGCTATGGGGACAGTGCTGCTGATGGAAG CgctctctggcctcagcctcaATGGCCTGACCATCTTCTCTTTCTGCAAGACTCCAGATCTGCGGACTCCCAGCAACCTGCTGGTACTGAGCCTGGCCCTGGCAGATAGTGGGATCAGCCTGAATGCCCTTGTTGCAGCTGT GGTTACTGTGCTCACTGTTTCCCACAGGCGCTGGCCATATGGTTCAGAGGGCTGCCAGGCTCATGGTTTCCAGGGTTTTGCAACCGCACTGGCCAGCATCTGTGGCAGTGCAGCCATTTCCTGGGGTCGCTACCACCACTACTGCACCCGTAA ACAGTTGGCATGGAACACGGCCATCCCTCTGGTGCTGTTTGTGTGGCTATCATCTGCCTTCTGGGCATCCCTGCCCCTGATGGGCTGGGGCCACTATGACTATGAGCCTTTGGGAACATGCTGTACATTGGACTATTCTAGAGGTGACAG AAATTTCATCAGTTTCCTCTTCACCATGGCATTTTTCAACTTCCTTATTCCCCTTTTCATCACACTCACTTCATACCGACTCATGGAACACAAACTCTCCAGGAGTGGTCATCTCCAG gtGAACACCACTCTACCAGGCAGGATGCTGCTGCTGGGCTGGGGCCCCTATGCCCTCCTGTACCTATATGCAGCCATCGCAGATGTGAGCTTCATCTCTCCCAAACTACAGATG GTGCCTGCTCTCATTGCTAAAGCCATGCCCACAATCAATGCCATCAACTACGCCTTGCACAGTGAGATGGTCTATAGAGGAATCTGGCAATGCCTATCGCCACAGAAGAGCAAGCAGAATCGAATCCAGTGA
- the Rgr gene encoding RPE-retinal G protein-coupled receptor isoform X2: MAATRALPAGFGELEVLAMGTVLLMEALSGLSLNGLTIFSFCKTPDLRTPSNLLVLSLALADSGISLNALVAAVSSLFRRWPYGSEGCQAHGFQGFATALASICGSAAISWGRYHHYCTRRQLAWNTAIPLVLFVWLSSAFWASLPLMGWGHYDYEPLGTCCTLDYSRGDRNFISFLFTMAFFNFLIPLFITLTSYRLMEHKLSRSGHLQVNTTLPGRMLLLGWGPYALLYLYAAIADVSFISPKLQMVPALIAKAMPTINAINYALHSEMVYRGIWQCLSPQKSKQNRIQ, from the exons ATGGCTGCAACCAGGGCCCTGCCTGCTGGGTTTGGGGAACTCGAGGTGCTGGCTATGGGGACAGTGCTGCTGATGGAAG CgctctctggcctcagcctcaATGGCCTGACCATCTTCTCTTTCTGCAAGACTCCAGATCTGCGGACTCCCAGCAACCTGCTGGTACTGAGCCTGGCCCTGGCAGATAGTGGGATCAGCCTGAATGCCCTTGTTGCAGCTGTGTCCAGCCTCTTCCG GCGCTGGCCATATGGTTCAGAGGGCTGCCAGGCTCATGGTTTCCAGGGTTTTGCAACCGCACTGGCCAGCATCTGTGGCAGTGCAGCCATTTCCTGGGGTCGCTACCACCACTACTGCACCC GTAGACAGTTGGCATGGAACACGGCCATCCCTCTGGTGCTGTTTGTGTGGCTATCATCTGCCTTCTGGGCATCCCTGCCCCTGATGGGCTGGGGCCACTATGACTATGAGCCTTTGGGAACATGCTGTACATTGGACTATTCTAGAGGTGACAG AAATTTCATCAGTTTCCTCTTCACCATGGCATTTTTCAACTTCCTTATTCCCCTTTTCATCACACTCACTTCATACCGACTCATGGAACACAAACTCTCCAGGAGTGGTCATCTCCAG gtGAACACCACTCTACCAGGCAGGATGCTGCTGCTGGGCTGGGGCCCCTATGCCCTCCTGTACCTATATGCAGCCATCGCAGATGTGAGCTTCATCTCTCCCAAACTACAGATG GTGCCTGCTCTCATTGCTAAAGCCATGCCCACAATCAATGCCATCAACTACGCCTTGCACAGTGAGATGGTCTATAGAGGAATCTGGCAATGCCTATCGCCACAGAAGAGCAAGCAGAATCGAATCCAGTGA
- the Rgr gene encoding RPE-retinal G protein-coupled receptor isoform X5: MPLLQLCPASSGRQLAWNTAIPLVLFVWLSSAFWASLPLMGWGHYDYEPLGTCCTLDYSRGDRNFISFLFTMAFFNFLIPLFITLTSYRLMEHKLSRSGHLQVNTTLPGRMLLLGWGPYALLYLYAAIADVSFISPKLQMVPALIAKAMPTINAINYALHSEMVYRGIWQCLSPQKSKQNRIQ, encoded by the exons ATGCCCTTGTTGCAGCTGTGTCCAGCCTCTTCCG GTAGACAGTTGGCATGGAACACGGCCATCCCTCTGGTGCTGTTTGTGTGGCTATCATCTGCCTTCTGGGCATCCCTGCCCCTGATGGGCTGGGGCCACTATGACTATGAGCCTTTGGGAACATGCTGTACATTGGACTATTCTAGAGGTGACAG AAATTTCATCAGTTTCCTCTTCACCATGGCATTTTTCAACTTCCTTATTCCCCTTTTCATCACACTCACTTCATACCGACTCATGGAACACAAACTCTCCAGGAGTGGTCATCTCCAG gtGAACACCACTCTACCAGGCAGGATGCTGCTGCTGGGCTGGGGCCCCTATGCCCTCCTGTACCTATATGCAGCCATCGCAGATGTGAGCTTCATCTCTCCCAAACTACAGATG GTGCCTGCTCTCATTGCTAAAGCCATGCCCACAATCAATGCCATCAACTACGCCTTGCACAGTGAGATGGTCTATAGAGGAATCTGGCAATGCCTATCGCCACAGAAGAGCAAGCAGAATCGAATCCAGTGA
- the Rgr gene encoding RPE-retinal G protein-coupled receptor isoform X4, with product MAATRALPAGFGELEVLAMGTVLLMEALSGLSLNGLTIFSFCKTPDLRTPSNLLVLSLALADSGISLNALVAAVSSLFRRWPYGSEGCQAHGFQGFATALASICGSAAISWGRYHHYCTRKQLAWNTAIPLVLFVWLSSAFWASLPLMGWGHYDYEPLGTCCTLDYSRGDRNFISFLFTMAFFNFLIPLFITLTSYRLMEHKLSRSGHLQVPALIAKAMPTINAINYALHSEMVYRGIWQCLSPQKSKQNRIQ from the exons ATGGCTGCAACCAGGGCCCTGCCTGCTGGGTTTGGGGAACTCGAGGTGCTGGCTATGGGGACAGTGCTGCTGATGGAAG CgctctctggcctcagcctcaATGGCCTGACCATCTTCTCTTTCTGCAAGACTCCAGATCTGCGGACTCCCAGCAACCTGCTGGTACTGAGCCTGGCCCTGGCAGATAGTGGGATCAGCCTGAATGCCCTTGTTGCAGCTGTGTCCAGCCTCTTCCG GCGCTGGCCATATGGTTCAGAGGGCTGCCAGGCTCATGGTTTCCAGGGTTTTGCAACCGCACTGGCCAGCATCTGTGGCAGTGCAGCCATTTCCTGGGGTCGCTACCACCACTACTGCACCCGTAA ACAGTTGGCATGGAACACGGCCATCCCTCTGGTGCTGTTTGTGTGGCTATCATCTGCCTTCTGGGCATCCCTGCCCCTGATGGGCTGGGGCCACTATGACTATGAGCCTTTGGGAACATGCTGTACATTGGACTATTCTAGAGGTGACAG AAATTTCATCAGTTTCCTCTTCACCATGGCATTTTTCAACTTCCTTATTCCCCTTTTCATCACACTCACTTCATACCGACTCATGGAACACAAACTCTCCAGGAGTGGTCATCTCCAG GTGCCTGCTCTCATTGCTAAAGCCATGCCCACAATCAATGCCATCAACTACGCCTTGCACAGTGAGATGGTCTATAGAGGAATCTGGCAATGCCTATCGCCACAGAAGAGCAAGCAGAATCGAATCCAGTGA